The following nucleotide sequence is from Cellvibrio sp. PSBB006.
GCTCCGGCTGCATAAATGTCTTGGCTTCAAGGTTGGGCGCATAGGCGTATTTAGCCGGCTCCGGTTGCATAAATTGTGCAACCGCATAACCGCGACAGGTTACCTGGATCATCATGCGCTGGTTCCATAAAAAACCGGCGGCGCGGGGCATGGCTGTAGGGCTGGTTAATTCATAGCGTTCGCCGTTGGCGCTGGGAGACAACATAAATAAACTCCGATAATAATGTCGCTGCACATCCTGCGAATCAGCGTTCATCCTGAACATAAAAAAACGCCGCATGAGCAGCGGCGTTAATGAATATCAAAGAAAGCAGAGCAGAAATTAATTGGCCGCTGTCGGCTGCTCCGCTTCACGCGCTTTAAGGTCTGTCTGGATCTGCTCCAGTTTTTCAGTGGTCAGCGGGTAGAAACTCACAACGAACGCTGCAATAAAAGCAATCACACCGGGAATAACGGTTTGCAATAATGCAATGCCTTGTTGAGATGCATCGGTTTGCGCTTCCCGTGCAACGTAGCCAATGGCAGCCAACATCCACAGCATAAAAGCAGAGCCCAAGGCACCACCGAGTTTTTGTGCGAAGGTGGCAGCGGAGAATGTCATTCCCGTGGCACGCCGACCGGTTTTCCATTCGGTGTAATCCGCACTGTCAGCATACATGGACCACGCCAGGGGTGACTTTGGCCCCAACGCGAGGCTGATCAGTATATTCAGTGTAAACATCAATCCGATAGCATCCCTGGGCACAAAATAAAATCCAATCGACAACACACCAACAATGCCCATCAGCAACATCAGCAGTTTGGTTTTGTCGACAAACTTCGTCATCAGCGGTGTCAACGCGGCGCCAACACCCAAGGCAATACCCTGCACAAAAAGATAATTAGAAATTAAATCCGGCCGTTCAACATAGTAAGCAAAATAGTAATAACCTGAACCACCGCGCAGGGTGATCGTCATCATGATGATCATCGCCAGCACAATCAGAATGACCCAGGGGCGATTGTTTAACAGGTCCTTGATGTCGTTGAGTGGATTGGTATTTTGCCCGGCGGGTGGCGCAATGCGCTCAGTGGTAGAAAAAAACGTAATTGCAAAGACAATGGCCGCGATAATGCCGTACAACAGCATGGTCAATTGCCAGCCCAGGGTTTCATTTCCTTGCCCCAGCCACTCAACCAACGGCAGGGTAAATTTATTGACCAAAGCTGTACCGACAAAGGCAGCAATAAAACGAAAGCTGATCAATGTAGTGCGGTCCTGGCTGCGCGCGGTCAAGACACCGGACAGCGATGAATAAGGCGTGCTGAGGATGGTGTACATCACCATCATGAAGGAATAGGTGATGTAGGCATAAATTATCTTGCCGCTCTCATTGAGATCCGGCGTGCTGAAGGTGATCACCGCCGCGCCAGCCATAGGGACGCCGGCAAATAATAAATAAGGCCGAAATTTTCCCCAGCGGGTTTTGGTTCGATCTGCCACGGCGCCCATAATCGGATCAGTGATGGCATCGACAACTTTGGTGACCAGGAACATCGTGCCGGCAGCGGCGGCAGGAATACCAAACACATCGGTATAAAATACGGCAAGAAATGAAGCGATACTGGCCCAATACAAATTAAAACCAAAATCACCGACAGCGTATCCAACTTTTTCCTTGAGACTTAACTTGGCCATACGATCGTGATGAGTCACGGGTCTTTCTCCTCGCGCAATATTATTGTTGTAAATTCTTATCTTTTTTAAGAAGACGGTTTAAACCCGTCATTATTTGGCATTGCGCGTGGACTTACGCAAACGCACCTCGTAACCAATGTTGACCTGTTTTTCTTCAATGGGCTTGCCGGTGAGCGCACGAATCACCATCTCCGTGGACTTCACCCCCATCTCATAACGCGGTACGTGCACACTGGTCAGCGAAGGATTTACAAACTGTGAAGCTTCAATGTCGTTAAAGCCGCACAGGGATAATTGTTCGGGAATGCGGATGTTCATGCGCTGGCTTTCAAAGAGCGCGCCCAACGCCAGGTCATCGTTACAACAGAAGATAGAATCAATCACGCCCTGGCTTGATGCCATCAGGCTGCGGAACAACTCACCACCCAGTGCAATCGATGAAGGCTCCGGTGTGGTGACAATAAAATTCTTCCAATCAATACCGGCTGCATCCATCGCCGCTTTATAGCCCAGCATCCGCTGTTGCACCCGTGGGTCCATGCGCGCGCCCATAAAGCCG
It contains:
- a CDS encoding MFS transporter — translated: MYNNNIARGERPVTHHDRMAKLSLKEKVGYAVGDFGFNLYWASIASFLAVFYTDVFGIPAAAAGTMFLVTKVVDAITDPIMGAVADRTKTRWGKFRPYLLFAGVPMAGAAVITFSTPDLNESGKIIYAYITYSFMMVMYTILSTPYSSLSGVLTARSQDRTTLISFRFIAAFVGTALVNKFTLPLVEWLGQGNETLGWQLTMLLYGIIAAIVFAITFFSTTERIAPPAGQNTNPLNDIKDLLNNRPWVILIVLAMIIMMTITLRGGSGYYYFAYYVERPDLISNYLFVQGIALGVGAALTPLMTKFVDKTKLLMLLMGIVGVLSIGFYFVPRDAIGLMFTLNILISLALGPKSPLAWSMYADSADYTEWKTGRRATGMTFSAATFAQKLGGALGSAFMLWMLAAIGYVAREAQTDASQQGIALLQTVIPGVIAFIAAFVVSFYPLTTEKLEQIQTDLKAREAEQPTAAN